Genomic segment of Salvia hispanica cultivar TCC Black 2014 chromosome 2, UniMelb_Shisp_WGS_1.0, whole genome shotgun sequence:
agaagatgtcacacttgagaaatggcacgggattttaggagatgttattttgtgtgttaagtggtgagagaaaatataattttataattgatgtgagaaggaactttttccaaaagaggaaatgtgacatcttttgtgggacaaactaaaaaggaaaatgtgacatcttttatgggacggagggagtataatacaTTATtggtttcctttttttttagtattttcttataataCAGTCCAGctgttaatattttcttacaACACAATCCAGTTGTCCGTAAATAAgaatctcattttctttttggcatcgatttaagaaatattaaaaaaagttagtgaaataaggATCCGACTTATatacattagttttaaatgatacttACAccgtattaaaataaaataggaacaTTTGAAacggtacgagttttaatgcacaattggttaAGTAATgagaagaattggtaaagtaagcgagagaggaaagaaaaaatgagtaaagtaagagagaaaaatgggaaaaaatagtgaaagtaGAGTTAGTGGACTGTGGGGTCCATGTCCTAAAATAGAAtgattctaaaattttatttttaaggaacgacccaaaatggaaatagttgctatttttaaaaaatggagggagtagatgTTAGTGGAATGGGTTATAGGATGGTGTGacctctttaccatttataataattttgaactAGACTTTTAATCGCGGAcgaattaaaatgaaaaaatgggacactTATTCGCGAATAGAGGGAATAgatgatattaatatttactaGACTAGTACTACACATCAAATAATGGtccaaattgaattttaattattattttttaaaatgtgttAGTATGTAGTAATGAAAAGAATCTCCATACTCAAACTGTTGGGAGTAATGAAAAATACTTATATGAAATTGAGTTTGGTTAATATCACTAGGACATTATTTTCatacatattaatttcttCATTAATGTGGGGGGATTAGTTGTTGAATTAAACAAATTCGTgttaaattgaattgaatatcATATGATAAACTTGATATTTGTAGAGAGGAGGACGGTTGACCACATTCAATAGAAAATAGTATGGATAAATATcctatacacaaaatatcaaaaatccTTATATTAGAGAGATTATATCTCAAAATCATAAtccataattttaatacagaGAAATAATACAGCTATATAAGAAGATAAGGCAAGTTCAGATAATGAAAGTAGGGGTAAACCGTAAAagcataagagcatccgcaatggttgCTCTGATCTCGTCCGAGAAactggaaaaaaaagaaacaaaaaaagagagagagtgccACGTGTCAACCCCTGATTACTTAATAATCCACAGATTTTTACTGCCCGTCCCTGATTTCTTCTCCACTATAAAATCCCTTATCCATCGCTCACAATCTCTCGTGCACTTTTTCTGCTACTCgaaatcatcaaaattatattcaatcAAAAACAGTAATCCCAATTccttcaattttgaaatcacAGCAATCAATGAATCAAGAGcagcctcctcctcctcctcctcctcaggCGATGGACGAAAGGGATTGGAGTGAGCTGATTCCGGGTCTACCGGAAGAAATCGGGCTGGAGTGCCTGACCCGGATGCACTACTCGGGGCACCGGATGGCTTCCCGCGTGTGCAGACGGTGGCGGCACCTCTTCCAGAGCAAGGATTTCTACTACCACAGGAAGCAGACGGGGTTCACCCACAAGGCGGCGTGCTTGGTGCAGGCCCTCCCGGCGCAATCGGGGTCCAAACCGACGGGCCAGGCCCGGTACGGGATATCGCTATTCGACCCGGCGACGCAGGGGTGGGACCGGGTGGAGGCGGTGCCCAAGTACCCGGAGGGGTTGCCGATGTTCTGCCAGCTGGCGAGCACGGAGGGGAAGCTGGTCCTGATGGGCGGGTGGGACCCGTCGAGGTGGGAGCCCGTGAGGGACGTGTTCGTCTACGAGTTCACGACTCGGAGGTGGACTCAGTGCGCCGACATGCCCTCAACTCGGTCGTTCTTCGCGATGGGGGCGGCGGAGGGGAAGGTGTTTGTGGCGGGGGGCCACGACGAGAGCAAGAACGCGCTGCGGTCGGCGTGGGCGTTGGATGTGAAGGAGGGGGCGTGGTCGGAGTTGAGCGGGATGA
This window contains:
- the LOC125206061 gene encoding F-box/kelch-repeat protein At2g44130-like, whose translation is MNQEQPPPPPPPQAMDERDWSELIPGLPEEIGLECLTRMHYSGHRMASRVCRRWRHLFQSKDFYYHRKQTGFTHKAACLVQALPAQSGSKPTGQARYGISLFDPATQGWDRVEAVPKYPEGLPMFCQLASTEGKLVLMGGWDPSRWEPVRDVFVYEFTTRRWTQCADMPSTRSFFAMGAAEGKVFVAGGHDESKNALRSAWALDVKEGAWSELSGMSEERDECEGVVVGSEFWVVSGYGTETQGVFKSSAEVYDMRKGEWRRVEGAWPVSRCPRSCVGTGGNSLICWAEAEVPVPVQVGVDLGDWTLVAGAAYQGAPHGFYVREKGQGQKGKFTKVSVCDDYSGYVQSGCCVEV